The genomic region CACGACCACGACGCCTTCGGCGGCCAGGTGGCGTTCCCGAACAGCAAGATCGTCGGCGGCTTCGACTTCGGCGACAATGACTCCAATCCCACCCTCGACTGCGACCAGCAGCGCCACGCCAGCTCGGTGACCAGCATCCTGGCGGGCAATGGCGGCGGCTTGACCGGCACCGCGCCGGACGCCGAGGTCGTCTTCCTCAAGCTGTCGCGGGCTTCCGACTGCGGCATCCTGGGCTTCGCCGGCGATCTCACCGCCGCCCTCAACTGGGTGGTCACCAACCGGGCGACCTTCGGCATCGACGTCCTGTCCCTCAGCCTCGGATTCGGCAGCTTCGACAACACCGCCACCTGCAACGGCTTCTCGGCCGGCGTGCGCAACGCGCTGCAGGCCGCCTACGATGCCGGTATCACCACCTTTGCCGCCGCCGGCAACGACGGCCTGTGTAACGGCATCGCCCATCCCGCCTGTCTGCCGACGGTGATCAGCGTCGGCGGGGTCTACGACGACGCCATCGGCGAGCGCAACTTCTGCGTCAGCACATTGTCGTGCTCCGGCGCCGATGATCCGGACCTCGGCTGCTTCGCCTGCAACGACGCCAACCCGCAGGCCGACCAGCCTTCTTGTCTGCTCAACACCGGCTCCCTGCTCGACCTCTTCGCGCCCACCCGCTGCGCCAAGTCGATCCGCGCCTCGACCACCAACACCACCGATACCCGCAACTGCTTCGGCGGCACCTCGGCGGCCGCGCCCTTCGCCGCCGGCATCGCGGCCACCCTGCTAGAGGCCGCCCCGACGCTGACCCCGAGCGATCTGCGAACGCTTTTGACCTCGACCGGCGACGGCATCTTCGACAGCCGCAACGGACGCACCATTCCGCGGGTCAACGGCGACGCCGCCCTGAGCGCCGCCCTCGACATCTTCAGCGACGGCTTCGAGTCGGGCAACACCTCGTCCTGGACG from Acidobacteriota bacterium harbors:
- a CDS encoding S8 family serine peptidase — translated: HDHDAFGGQVAFPNSKIVGGFDFGDNDSNPTLDCDQQRHASSVTSILAGNGGGLTGTAPDAEVVFLKLSRASDCGILGFAGDLTAALNWVVTNRATFGIDVLSLSLGFGSFDNTATCNGFSAGVRNALQAAYDAGITTFAAAGNDGLCNGIAHPACLPTVISVGGVYDDAIGERNFCVSTLSCSGADDPDLGCFACNDANPQADQPSCLLNTGSLLDLFAPTRCAKSIRASTTNTTDTRNCFGGTSAAAPFAAGIAATLLEAAPTLTPSDLRTLLTSTGDGIFDSRNGRTIPRVNGDAALSAALDIFSDGFESGNTSSWTSSVF